From the Bombus affinis isolate iyBomAffi1 chromosome 4, iyBomAffi1.2, whole genome shotgun sequence genome, the window ctttcctttataaatagaacTTTAGTTGGCATGAACATCTAATTTTATGTTCCGAATGGTGCGTAAGTAAAGAAGCACATAATAATGAAGATACGTAAATGTAAAGAATATTCTTCTgaatttacttttttttattcttgtaCACTATACATTCGTCTTGTCTCTGGTTAAACAGTAACAATACTGTGTCGGAAATTCTTTTTCGTTACCGGCAACAGCAagataaatacatacatatatgcagcATTAGTCAGTTACAGCATAGTATAAGTGAAGGCAACACAGAATAAAATAAGGACGGGGATTGGTTGTGTTATATACAACCTTGCTTCTTATTGGTTGAACGTCGTGGGTCTTATCGGATTACTTGACTATGAGTACGTGACGTTGCCACGCTGCTATGTTGGGTCTACCAAAGTTTCAGTTTTCTGTGTTGCGTTGAATTGAATTGAAGGAGAAAAATTTGTAGAtgcgtttttatatttttatcaattagCCGGAACCAATTCTCTTTGTAATTATGGCCAAAATATCAGTCTTATAGTCATAGCAGTGGGGATAGTGTTTACATTCGGCAACATTGGAATTGCGCCATCTCATGCAATTTTTTTTCACGTGATGTATACCTATATCGTAAAATTCATAGAGTTTCTCAATACTTTTTGGGATGAAGGTTTTAATTCCTTCCCAACAATGTGATATGATGATGAAGAAAAACCTCTATCTGTTTGAAGACTTGTATATTTTAACCAATATTTGTTCTTGTAAGTACTGGATTTTTacagaatatttaatatttttaagtgtttattacatacgtataatagtagaaaataaaagataaatgttacttatttatttaattaaaaataaaataaattatttaatttgcaaAAGATGTAAATTCCTTTTTTCCAgtttttacaaaataaataattaacggGAGAAATAAAATAAGTTTACTATTttagtttataatattttataagatattttataGTTTTGTAGTTTTATCTCCATTTGATGTATTTCTAGAAAGTATCTGTAGAAAAAAGTATTTCTATCAATaacaagaatatttttaaaatcataGTGGACATTTTTGTTTCCTCCTTTTAACGATGAATATAAAACAGATATATTATatcaatttattttaaaaaataaccaTAATGAAGAGGCAACACTAAAGAGAAAGTATCTCATAAATTAAACTCATATTATAAACTTACAttagtaataaataataatgtattaaatatatattaatattaaatccaTTCCTATCGTTACAACTCGCGTATTTATTACATCTTGATCAAACACATTTCTAAATGTTATTTTCATCTATAAACTGAATGAATTAACTTCGTAAACTTATGACACCCTATACGGGCTAAACGTCTATTGTAAATATTTGTGACTATTATTCATACATTCTCTATATCGAATAATAGTTGTCAAAATACTACCATACTACttttatatcaaatttattACTTATTAATTTCCAATGTGAAAAATAATCAGTCTCATCATTTTATGTTTCCAGAAATTCATTACTTTTAGAAGATGGCGCCACATATACAACGGGACTACAACGCTATTGGAGATCCAGGCAGATACTCACTGAGGACACTCAGGCATGGTGAAAAAAATTGTTTCCAATCACACATTTTTGACGTGTCTAAAATAAACAGCAAAGAGGATTTCTTTCGTTGTATTGGTCTTCAAATGAAAAGATTTCAGTACAAGTATAGAATGTCAAACAGTGAtcgtaaaattaaaaagattaataTTCCCAGTGGTGTAACATTGCGTGATTGTTCCGTTATTATCCTGGGGAACATATGTAAGCTATGTGGAAAGTGTTTTAAGTGTAAAATTGACTTAAATAAACATAATTTGTTAAAACATCAGACACATGAAAAACTTGGTAACACGACTGTGAAAGAAACTCAATGTACGGAGAAGGAAATCGAAATCTGCAAAAATTTTCCAAAATCTTTAAATCATTCAATAATCAAAGCTAGTAAAAATTTTGCAACAAAAGAACACAAAAAATTACGTTTAACCTTGAAAATAGGAGAGGAAATTATCGCCAAAATATCGGTGAATAGAAAGCACTTGAAGAAAGATAACGTCGACATGTGGACTCAAACCGAGTCGAATCGTGACATTGAATTAATTGCGGACATGAATATGTATGAAAGTGTTGCTTCTCGTATCGATCCTCTCATGTTCGGTAATAGTCCTTACCAATGTTTTAACCCGTCTGTGCACACGGTACAATGCTCGAATCGATATTTGGCTAGCAACATTGTAGCAAGTACACAGGCGGTTCGTGAGAAAATTATAACGCAGGAGGAAACTAACTCTTCGCACAGGTTGAAGGAGTCACGCGATATATCCACAAATGAAAAATGTGGCGCTACTCTTCGTGTTACACCAAACTCATCTCTTGAGTTAAATTTGTCATTTGTGACTGAAAAGTGCAATTTACGTGAACAAGATCATGTTAAAAATGGTAATTCGGAGGAACTCTCTTCAACGCATTCAGATGATGCTTTAATATTCAACGAGAAGTGTAATAAATCGCAGTTCACCGTAATATCAAAGTCACTGTCGGGCTACAACAAAAAAGATGATAGTGTTACATCTTTATCAAAGAATATAAATACTCGATCAAAGAATATCATGCAAATTAATCCAGAAAACATTGACGAAAATGAGGAAACAACAAATCCAGTCCAGAAAGATTTTATTATAAACAATACAGAAAACTATATACTAAGAAAATTACAGGATGACTCTAATGTGATACAGGCAATACTACCGGTAATCGTGCCAATAATCGTGCCAAATGGAAGTGTTCCTAATACACCTATTAAACTTATGATACAATCAGCGTCAACAGAACAAAAAGAACAGCAACTGCGGCAAAAGCAGCAGCAACAATTACAACCAGATCAACAACTGCAATTGCAACAAAAACAACGATTACAAGCAGAGCATCAGGAACAACCACAGCAAAGTCAACAGCAACAACCACAGCAAAGTCAACAGCAACAACCACAGCAAGGTCAACAGCAACAAGAAATTACGGAAACTTTCTCTCTCCCCACCGAAGATAATTCCAACGATGGAATGCAGCAGTTGAAACTTCAGAAAGAACAGCAATTACAACCGGATCAACAGTTGCAACTGCAACAAGAACAGCAATTACAATCGGATCAACAGTTGCAACTGCAACAAGAACAGCAATTACAATCGGATCAACAGTTGCAACTGCAACAAGAACAGCAATTACAAATCAAAGATCAGGAGCAACTACAGCAAAgtcaacagcaacaacaaatTATGAGAATTCCTACTCACATCGCGAAAGATAATTCCGATGATGATGTGCAAGAAGTATTGCGAATCGTTCGGGGACATAGCACTGCGGATGTCAATCACGAGTCACCAACTCGGTTCGAGCGAGAGATGTTGCTACATGTCGCCATTAGAGATATGAAGAGAATGGAAGGAGAAGGATGGCACTTGCTAGAGAAAGTAACCGACTACACAGGAAGAAAATCGAAATCTAGTACCAAATGTAGCGAAACGAATGAGTGTAtcaaaaaaatgaagaaaataataaCTGAATTGGATTTCGACTGTAGAAATTCAACcaaagaaaaatacatttccCATATGAAGGAGCACGTTGCGAAAGTGCAAAGTTATAATAACATAGCAACATTATGTGGATCTGATAGTGCAAAGGAAAATTTAATGACATGTAATGAGAATATCAATATAACATCTAAGATGATAGGACAGTATAATATTAATCATCATAAgggaaaattcgaaataaataacaatacgCAGAGCGTAGAAGAATCTGTTAGCCATTTTCTTGTGCCTTGTTCCGGCGACATGGAAAGTAGGAGTAAAGGACCGATCGTAATAGATCTAGTCAATGGTACCGATGAATAGCAATAGAAACTATTGGATCGGTAAATAGCAAGCATAGCTTCATGAGAATGGTGTCGAACTGTGGCCAACTATTGCAATGGTGGATATGTCCTCAGAATGTGTAATATTCATATATTATGAAATGAATAAGTTGAAGTACTTTTAATGTCGGCAATTATTCAACTTTCATTACTTGTAACGTTATCTTTCGTTATATTatgtttttttatatttcataaattacATATACACGTATGTtaaaacatatatatgtactgatcgaacACAAGTTCAGTATGTACTATGTTCGAATTAAATGAACAGGAACTGCACTTAAATGCTACTTAGTATTATCGCTGCCAAAATGTTCCAAAAGCTACTTATGTTTGTGTTATACGTATCTTGACTTTGAATTTAGTgcaaagtaaataaaatatagatatatgtatgtatattatatatgtttatttatgtttatatataggTGCTTAGTAACGATGAAAcgaaatttgttaaaatattttataaaatatttacctaAATGTTCAAGGTATGTGTTTTGTATcagtattattaattattacagtAATAACCACCCAATTTTCATCTTTTGTTATTTCATACTAGATTATTTACATTGAACAGAGTTATACTCTGCTGTACAGAGCtataataatacatacatacgtatagtaatttaagaattttatatctttttttaataaatgttcTTCGAAATGGAGAAACACAATCTGAGTTTTTTTTCTATCACATCATGATAGATACACTTTAGAAAGTTATAAAAAAATGTGCTTCATACAATctaaacaaaaatataataaaacttaTTACAATcgatattattgaaattaaaaaagcaCAGAAATTATTCGCCCTTTGAAACAAATATGTTGTTGAAAGTTCCAGTTAAAATTTATCAACAAGGATATTGTCGTTTACGATCAACGAAAAGAATTATCACTTGCTACAGCACAATGGAGATAatgatttaagatttaaagatagAAATGCTCCATCTATCACTTGCGATACGATAGAGGAGGAATGTAAATTGAATACCTACACAACGATTGAACACTAGCAAGGACATTGGATTACAGTGGCAGTTAAGGAATTTAAATTTCCATCAAACCTCTTGATTTTTTCGGTAGGTAAATTAATATGcgtaaataataaaaagcaCAAAAGTATAAATGGAAAATGATATGTACTTcaaaaaaaattgaaacatGGCAAAAAATTGAAAGTCATTAAATATTCTTAATATATCTAACTTAGACATGTTTACGAATGGACTCGAAAAAGACGATTGAAagacaattttatatttttgaatttggaaatgttattttatatcgtttatatcGACTTTATAATCTTTATATATTTTGCAATATTACACGATAATTTTTAGAGTTGATGACCATTTTTTAATAACAACAGTACAAAACTTTAAGCCACACATtcaatttacattttaaaatacaGAAAAATGACATCAGCtcgaaaaataatgaaaaaaaaaagatcaaaCACATCTGGATTGAAAAAACATTCTCTAAAATTTAGGCGTGTCGACattctgaaatattttatatacatacgtaAAACAGTATTTTGTAAAACCTGGATATGTCAAGATCTATAGAAAAGTGTCCTGTAGAATCGAAAATGGGGGACTACAAACGATGGCacttattttcatttaaaaagtGTAAAATAATTTCTCCCAATTTTACCTGAAATAGATTTATGTATCTAAATTCATTAGAAAATGGGGAAAAATTCAATTAATTCTATTTGCACTTTTCTTAAATTCATATAATGTAACTGATGAAAAACAGATTCTGTCGTTTCATATCTAGCTATTAAAATTGCTCGATTTAAACTGACTTTTAAGTTTTAAAGAGAACCAAGTGTTTTATAAATGCGGAACATCatctttataacattatattaccGCAAACTATTCTATTCATTCGAAACAGGTTTCTTAATACAATCAAAAACCAACATTACTTCTTCATCAATACAATGTTGCCTATGTGCAATATCCAGCATGAAAGGGTTAAAGACAAATCACAAACTAAAAATTTATTGGTAAAATACTATCAAATAAAAAGATCTCGAAACTGTATCAACGAATTCGAATTACGCGTGATCGCTCAACCTCTCGATGCGGATAGTTTGACAAAATTTTAGCACGTGCGAGAGTCTACATGCTACCGGCTTGTTCTGAAGAAACTTTTGGACGCGTTGGAGCGCCTCGTACCTGAAGTCTTTGGCTGGATGTAAGTGCGCTACGGCTTCCGATAGTTGCTGCTTGGTCAGCGGAAGTCAATAGACCGGCATATATATTCCGTGAAGGGTTCGATGTGTGTCACGCGTAATATCGAAAGCACAATTAAATTACAAGACGAGGCAACGCATTGCACGGCTGCCCGGCACCAACTGATAAGCCCTGGAGAACAGCATGGCTTGCATCTCTCCACCTCTCTTCAAGGAGATTCAATCTTGctttccatcttccgtcatcgGGGAGAAGAGACAATTACAGTTGTTCGTGAATTAGCATGTCGTGCGCGCAGAGAAAGGAGCCTGCATGCTCTGTCGCCGGCTGCGATCGCGTTCACTTCGACCGTTTGTAACAAGCTGCCATATGTATGTATTGACGCTTTTGACTTGATCAGGTTCGCTATAagcgttaaataaataaaagcatCGAAAACGAGTTCAGCAAAAGATACATAATTTTTTGTGAAAGAGATGTCAGGAAAGGTTGAATTTAAAAGTGTAAATACACTGTTCATTTCTTTATAGGAAATTTCAAAGtgcgaaaatatacaaaatgcaTATAACATGAAAAGTTATCAAAATGGTTATTGTTAAGTTCAACTTTTCCATAACTTTTGCCACTGAAGTCGGTAATGATACCATAATATGCTTCTAAAATAAAACGTAGAAAGTCAAACAGCTCTATATCATATATACGTCTTCATTGAACGTTTGGAAAGAAGTTAATTTAATAATGATTCAATTACTAGGGAAAAGTTAATGACTGTGATCTATATGTCAAGAAACATACACATCAGTAAAGTCTTTCATTCATAGATAATCAATTTTTCATTACGTCCCCTCAAAAGGAATAATCAATAATAAAAGTTAAAAGCATAGTGCTGTTTCTCAATCGTTGGAACCTTCATTACGTGCAATGTGTATCTACTCATATGCATCTATACAATACTTTCAATTATGCTTTTACAAAAGAATTACAAAAAACTACTAAACGTATAGTgaattatatatacgtatatatcatTATTACATGTAAAAACAATTTTATAGAACGCGTAATAGTTAAGCTGAGAATGCTTGCTGAGAAAATTCATCACACGACGTTTTATTTAGATTAAAAGAATTAATAGCGTTAAATAAgtggaattaaatattttattattattcaatatCACATGAGAAGTAGAAGAATTATTGTTTGTAGCGATTACAAAGAATAGTATATTTGCATTTAATTACAAACAATAACGTATTTGACGTTATTAGAGGATGGTAATATTAAAACAAGATTCGCATAGAGTGAAATATCACGCGTGATAGCCTGTGACATTAATTTTTATCGTTATGTTTTCCATTGTACGCAACATCATCGTAATGGAGAAAGTGACTTCACACCAAACCGCACGAACTTGAACACTTTCTTTGTTGTGCAACAAAACTGTTGTAATAACACACTCGAACGATCTTGCCAATGCTCTTTCATTGTCGTTGTGGTAACTCAAATAATTGAACTCCTTTTGCTTCTAATCAGGAAGTTTCGATATCTCCAGATAATATTGAATTACAACTTCGCTATTCCGCATAATCTTCTAACAAAAgttacagattaaaaatttcTGATAGATCATTGCCTTGCCAAATTACTTAGCATGCGTTTGATTTTGAGGTTGTAAGATAAGTGGTATGCTGTCCCTTATAAGGCACCCTCGCCATAGGGTAATATTACCCTACATATTTAGGGTATAAACCAGGAACTCTAACTGTCCTATACTCTTATACTTACTCTTTACGTCGAACTACCCTATCAtccttaaccccttaacctatgatttacgttcgagaattttgggccaagaacgtaaacaagctcgcgcagccttcgagtCATTCGCATAACTTGTGTAGTACGATGAACCTTACTATGCTCGTAATatttgttggttctagtagaactaaggatttaatctagtaatatttacgtttagtccgatcatcgtactactGGCTATGCTCATAGTTGTAGATTAAGGGGTTAAACTCTTTCATGTACACTTCCAAACAATACaacttttaacttttaataCCTGATAACTACCTCGAGTGATCAATTATCATTGAGCAGCTgcatttttatttgttctttcaTTTTTTCAGATGGACCACATGTAGTCTGAACACATACATTGTTTGGAATTTTGAGTGGCCATCCGTGTATGGCACGGACAGGCCCATTCCCTTCTTTAGGAAATTCCGAATTACGTGTCCTCCCCGAACAGTAAACCTAATGACTCCGAGGTCAGGTAAAAGACCCCAGATAGAACCAGCCGGAAAGGCACGATGGACAGACGAAACCCAAGGACTGGTAGGGAGAATCAGCAACGTAGGAGGACAGTTGATCGTCAGACATCGTACCGTACGGTTGAAAGACTTCACTCCCAACAAGATCTTACCACCGCTATATTTTCGATTTTCGCGaggagacgcgatcgcgaggaggcgcatcaacgggagtcgtaaattcccgttacgattataccaATCGACATCACGAACAAATCGATCCTCTTATTTCTTGtgggataataggggtgattgatgcggtataacactgcgattaacagggttataaaatttgtatttccaacacttaatacaTTAAAAAGTTACACTGTTACGTATGATATAAATGTCGTAGACGATACTTTGAAGTATGACACTCCGATAGATGAGCACTGAATGTTCTTTCGTAATAGAACAAGGCCCTTACAGTTGAATATAAGAAGAAGGTGACTTTCTTGATGTAACAGAAGTAGCAATTGAACAGACTAAGTACAGATATGAAGTGACTGCTCTGTAGTCTAGAGCACAAGTCTAGAGGGATGAAGTGACTGTTCTGTCGTGA encodes:
- the LOC126915458 gene encoding bromodomain-containing protein DDB_G0280777-like, which codes for MAPHIQRDYNAIGDPGRYSLRTLRHGEKNCFQSHIFDVSKINSKEDFFRCIGLQMKRFQYKYRMSNSDRKIKKINIPSGVTLRDCSVIILGNICKLCGKCFKCKIDLNKHNLLKHQTHEKLGNTTVKETQCTEKEIEICKNFPKSLNHSIIKASKNFATKEHKKLRLTLKIGEEIIAKISVNRKHLKKDNVDMWTQTESNRDIELIADMNMYESVASRIDPLMFGNSPYQCFNPSVHTVQCSNRYLASNIVASTQAVREKIITQEETNSSHRLKESRDISTNEKCGATLRVTPNSSLELNLSFVTEKCNLREQDHVKNGNSEELSSTHSDDALIFNEKCNKSQFTVISKSLSGYNKKDDSVTSLSKNINTRSKNIMQINPENIDENEETTNPVQKDFIINNTENYILRKLQDDSNVIQAILPVIVPIIVPNGSVPNTPIKLMIQSASTEQKEQQLRQKQQQQLQPDQQLQLQQKQRLQAEHQEQPQQSQQQQEITETFSLPTEDNSNDGMQQLKLQKEQQLQPDQQLQLQQEQQLQSDQQLQLQQEQQLQSDQQLQLQQEQQLQIKDQEQLQQSQQQQQIMRIPTHIAKDNSDDDVQEVLRIVRGHSTADVNHESPTRFEREMLLHVAIRDMKRMEGEGWHLLEKVTDYTGRKSKSSTKCSETNECIKKMKKIITELDFDCRNSTKEKYISHMKEHVAKVQSYNNIATLCGSDSAKENLMTCNENINITSKMIGQYNINHHKGKFEINNNTQSVEESVSHFLVPCSGDMESRSKGPIVIDLVNGTDE